CTGTGATGCAATTggcctctgcccccaccccccattcATTATTTCCTGCTGCCGAGAAGTCAGCCCTGGGGGGGTGGtgtgaagggaggagggaagcaTTCTGGGTGGGGCCAGGCCTCTGCACGGAGTCCTTCACTGGTCCTGAGGACCACAAGGGTCCCCTGGGTGCTCTCTGAGTCCTCAGGTGCTGCTGGCCCTAGTTAGCAGGGTGGGGTGTCATCCCCCTCCCTCATGCCCCCTCTGCTGCTTAGTTTTGGCCTGGGTTTAGCTGTAGAGCTGTGAAAGCTCCCCTCCTTTCAAGGTGAAGAGCTGGAGAGAGTCTTGCTTTCCCCACCCTGGAGCCTAGGGAGGGGCTGCTGTTGCTAAAATTAGGAGAAATTCAAAGAAGGACTCCCTTGGCTTCATGGGAAAGGGAGAAGCCACAATGAGGCCAGACCGGATCTGGGTGGTCTTAGGTCTCCTGCCTGCCTCTTCCCCACGTCCCTAGTGAGACCCAGCACTGGATgagccccacccctgctacaggATCTCTGAGCCACTAACCTTGAACAGCAGGGTTCTGGGAGAGCACGAAGCCCCTGGGGTTTGTATCAGGCGTGCCAGTGGGTCTGGACCCGGCCCATCTGGAGGCTGCCCCTGAGTTACAGGACACTGTGGACTCTAAGCCCCTGCCCTTCCTAGCTGGGGCTGCTGTGctgcaggaaggaagggagggggagagcaagGAATTTGGGGAACCCCTCTCCCAGTGTAGGAGCAGAAGACTACAGATGTGGGAATGTTTGTAACTACCCCCAGGAAGAGGGCTGAACAGACATACTTGCAGACCCTGGCCAAGCCCAGGCAGGAAGCATGGGGAAGAGCCGGGGAACAGGAAACCCCTGTTTTCTGACCTTGGGGGTCCAGGCACAGCCTTGCACTTGACTCAGACAATGCAGACTATGGGGGGCAGGATGGGGGTTAAGCTTGGGCCTGTAAACCTGGGAGACTGGCATTGCACCTCCACAGCTTACTATGGGTGTTTGGGTCAAGTGACTTGAGCTGTGGGCCTCAGTTTGCCCATCTGTAACAGAGAATAATCATAACGCTCCCCTAGGCATCTTTGTGAGAAGTAAGATAGTAGATGCCCAGGCTCCAAGACCTGGCTGTCACTACTGTCAGTGTGAACTAAAAACACCAAGCAAGTGTAGCTTCTCTGTGGCTGGCACAGGAGGGAGACCCTCCACCTGGCCACTCTCCCTTGCCCGCTGAGCTGGGAACATCTGAGGGTGGATTATCCAGGGAGCCAGCTGGTCTCCTTACCCAGGGTGAGATGCTGAGCAGCGGTGTCCTGGGCTGCTCCCTTGTCCTCTCCCTTTTAATCTGACACCTGAGCTTCTGGTCTGAATTAACCATTTACTTCTGAtactcttggagtccctgggtggtacaaacggtgaatgcactctgctgctaacccaatggttggcagttcgagtccacccagaggcaccttggaaggatgGCCTGGCAATCCAATTCCCAAGtcaccattgaaaactccatggagcacagttctctgacgcacatggaattgccatgagttggaatcaactctatggtaacAGGTTTTTCTGATGATATCTCAGGACATCATTTCCAAAGCATCACTGAATAAATTCAataaaccaaaactcactgctgtcgagtcagttccgactcaccgtggccctacaggacagaatagaactgccccacagagtttccaaggctgtagtctttacagaagcagactgccacatctttctcccatggagcagctggtgggttcgaaccaccagccttttagttagcagccaagtgctcaactatggcaccaccagggctccttcaaataaGCTCAGTAAATGAAACccgttgctgatgagtcaattccaactcatagcgaccctataggacagagaacagccctatagggtttgcaaggctgtaatgtttacagaagcagactgccacatctttcttctgcagaacagctggtgggtcggagccaatcttttggttagcagccgagcactttaccactgtgccaccagggctcctaagtgcaataccaaaccaaaacccactgctgttgagtcgattccgactcatagtgactctacaggacagggtagaactgcccatagagtttccaaagagcgcctgctagattcaaactgccgacctcttggttagcggccgtagcgcttaaccactacgcccagCCAATACTGACAAAATAAACCCCTTACTGAGCTtagtggaaacctggtggcgtgctggttaagcgctacggctgctaaccaaaaggtcagcagttcaaatccaccaggcgctccttggaaactctatgggcagttctactctgtcctataggatcgctatgagtcggacccgacacgacggcaacgggtttgttttttttggtttattggctTGGCGGGGGTACAGGAGGGCATCTGTCCTGTTGAAGCTGCCTGTGGGCAAAGAAATGGAAGTGACGGCAGGACTGGCAGCTGAGCCCAACAGGTAGGCTCTAGGACCGAGGAGCGGGCAGCCCTCCCGACACTGTTCTCTCCCCACAGATGTGCACTCCCAGCAACACACCTGCCACGCCCCCCAACTTCCCTGATGCCCTGGCCATGTTCTCCAAGCTTCGCACCTCCGAGAGCCTGCAGAGCGGCAACAACCCCATGACGGCCGTGGCCTGCTCCCCCCCTGCAAACTTCAGCCCCTTCTGGGCCTCATCCCCTCCCAGCCACCAGGCGGCCTGGATCCCACCCTCCTCCCCGACGGCCCACAGCtttcaccacctccaccacccacagcCCACGTGGCCCCCCGGAGCACAGCAGGGGGGTGCCCCGCAGAAAGCCATGGCGGCAATGGATGGCCAGAGATGAGACTGGATGCCGCCGGGCGGGCGCTGGGGGGTGCTCAGGGCTGGGGGGCACTGGGGGAAGCCGGGGAGGGGGGAGCCAGGGAGGGCGGGGGTTTCCTGAAGATCGCACTGGAAGATTTTATAAAAGGAtttttgtgggggtggggggcagtaaACTTCCTGAGCCTCTTGGGTCCTTGAGGAGTGTCTCTTCaggcaagttgttttttttttttctctttttaatacatataatatatataaatatatgactATAATTAATGTACGTGAGTATGGGGCTGGCAGACCTGGGGTGTTGAGGTCAGAGAGAAAGAGCTGGGAGAATGCTTCCCTTGGGCCAGCACCCCTACCTGTACCCAGTCCCAGTGGCTGCTTCTAAGCCACATGACATGATCTTGCAGCCTTGGTGTCTTGGCTGCCTCTTTTAAAAAGTCACACCTGGAATTGGGAGAAGGGGGACCGCCACCCCTCCAGACCAGGGGCAGCCAAGTAGCAGTTGCAGGAGGGGCTCCCAGAAGTGCCTGGTGGCCGGAAGTGTGGAGGCCCCCTGTGCCACCCCGAGGCTCCCCGCACCTCCAGCCTGGGAGCCC
The window above is part of the Elephas maximus indicus isolate mEleMax1 chromosome 19, mEleMax1 primary haplotype, whole genome shotgun sequence genome. Proteins encoded here:
- the UBALD2 gene encoding UBA-like domain-containing protein 2; translated protein: MSVNMEELRHQVMINQFVLAAGCAADQAKQLLQAAHWQFETALSTFFQETNIPNSHHHHQMMCTPSNTPATPPNFPDALAMFSKLRTSESLQSGNNPMTAVACSPPANFSPFWASSPPSHQAAWIPPSSPTAHSFHHLHHPQPTWPPGAQQGGAPQKAMAAMDGQR